From Pedobacter indicus, a single genomic window includes:
- a CDS encoding RagB/SusD family nutrient uptake outer membrane protein, giving the protein MKKKRLITVIFLMTMIGVSLSACSDFLNVVPKDRLTGNNFYKDKNDVEANLVSIYSKFFEKINQTHVIGSIGEYRSGEVMASEQHFRYNQEGRMVEALGRNDLLDAINNGAWRDHYHLWDITNWTGYFQVIQGTNILIEKLEEGIPNLTDAETRRYIAEATFIRCFTYFWMVRLYGDVPYYTNAYQSDPLGREPMVEVINKCIEDMKSRMNDLPWTYTDPSLKGARGSRGSAVALLMHMNMWNAGFDGGNRTQHYTETAELGQALINSQAYRLLPLEQWELVVKGKSDESLFEFFRSINYGDNVNLIAPVANNFLRWPYKNPRYDHQVSLTYYTTEYMTKIFPENDADQRKETIDNNGWFGDVYGGGVYSGDGEFLLAKFAHNIPDAGNENINPDNTFLIFRYSDAILLRAEALAELGRDQEASEMVNMVRNRAKATPYSGPGGDHLKDYIYLERCRELIGEGHRYFDLIRTGRIMNSQWARRTLNRDQYNRRAWTWPIDRSALNNNPKMTLNEYWETIGN; this is encoded by the coding sequence ATGAAAAAGAAGAGATTAATAACAGTTATTTTCCTCATGACAATGATAGGCGTGAGCTTGTCGGCATGTAGTGACTTTCTGAATGTAGTACCTAAGGACAGGCTCACCGGAAATAATTTTTATAAAGATAAAAATGACGTCGAAGCTAATTTGGTAAGCATTTATAGTAAGTTTTTTGAGAAAATAAATCAAACGCATGTTATAGGATCGATTGGAGAGTATCGCTCGGGAGAAGTCATGGCATCAGAACAACACTTCCGCTATAATCAGGAAGGCCGGATGGTGGAGGCGTTAGGAAGGAATGATCTGTTGGACGCCATTAACAACGGCGCTTGGCGTGATCATTACCATCTGTGGGATATTACAAACTGGACTGGATACTTCCAAGTTATTCAGGGTACGAATATTCTGATTGAAAAGCTGGAAGAAGGTATCCCCAATCTTACTGATGCTGAAACACGACGCTATATTGCCGAAGCTACCTTTATTCGCTGTTTTACTTATTTCTGGATGGTGAGGCTATATGGTGATGTACCTTATTATACGAATGCATATCAATCTGATCCACTTGGACGAGAACCGATGGTTGAGGTCATTAACAAGTGTATTGAAGATATGAAAAGCCGGATGAACGATCTGCCGTGGACTTATACAGACCCTTCTTTAAAGGGCGCAAGAGGGAGTCGGGGAAGTGCAGTTGCGTTGCTGATGCATATGAACATGTGGAATGCGGGATTCGATGGAGGTAATCGTACGCAACATTATACTGAAACTGCAGAATTGGGGCAGGCATTAATCAATAGTCAGGCATATCGTCTTTTACCCTTGGAGCAATGGGAATTGGTAGTAAAAGGAAAATCAGACGAAAGCTTATTTGAATTTTTTAGGAGCATTAATTACGGTGACAATGTTAATCTCATTGCTCCAGTTGCCAACAATTTTCTGCGGTGGCCGTATAAGAACCCGAGATATGATCATCAAGTAAGCTTAACATATTATACGACTGAGTATATGACCAAGATATTTCCGGAGAACGATGCAGACCAGCGTAAAGAAACAATCGATAACAATGGTTGGTTTGGCGATGTCTATGGAGGCGGTGTTTATTCAGGAGATGGGGAGTTTTTACTAGCAAAATTTGCACACAATATTCCCGACGCAGGTAATGAAAATATCAATCCTGATAATACATTTCTAATATTTAGATATTCTGATGCAATTCTTTTACGTGCGGAAGCATTAGCAGAGCTAGGACGAGATCAGGAAGCTAGTGAGATGGTTAACATGGTTCGAAATCGTGCAAAAGCAACACCTTATAGTGGACCGGGAGGAGATCATCTGAAAGATTACATCTATTTGGAACGTTGTCGAGAGCTTATCGGAGAAGGCCATCGTTATTTTGATTTGATTAGAACGGGGCGAATCATGAACAGTCAATGGGCAAGAAGAACATTAAATAGAGACCAGTACAATAGGCGTGCATGGACTTGGCCGATTGATCGTTCAGCTCTAAACAACAACCCAAAGATGACATTGAATGAGTACTGGGAAACAATTGGAAATTAA
- a CDS encoding fasciclin domain-containing protein, whose protein sequence is MKTLMIHKFRNRVWKLVLMLMVLSACTKDDYYVEGGVANGRFDGSVLQYLESKPVEFDSVVQIVKLAGLDDYLTTDELTFFAPRDENIKELIGALDRGGLNRRLYNEGKDTVKVLSDVDSLIWRKYLQRHMFRGKNKLMDYPQIDFGQQTIYPGQTYYSYNNSVSNIGVVYNDAGGVKYMGYRQLHISYIPDISRPTAGWRTVRVASSDIEADNGIVHVLDVNGGELGFDRGEIENEIAESKR, encoded by the coding sequence ATGAAAACATTAATGATACATAAATTTAGAAATCGCGTGTGGAAGCTAGTATTGATGCTTATGGTATTGTCTGCTTGCACAAAAGATGATTATTATGTAGAGGGCGGTGTAGCAAATGGTAGGTTTGATGGGTCAGTTTTGCAGTATCTGGAGTCAAAGCCTGTCGAGTTTGATTCTGTTGTTCAGATTGTCAAATTAGCCGGCCTGGATGATTATCTGACAACTGATGAATTGACTTTTTTTGCTCCAAGAGATGAAAATATCAAAGAGTTGATTGGTGCGCTCGATCGGGGTGGTTTAAATAGACGATTATATAACGAGGGTAAAGATACGGTTAAAGTATTAAGTGACGTCGATTCGTTAATATGGAGAAAGTATCTACAACGCCACATGTTCAGGGGAAAGAACAAATTGATGGATTATCCGCAAATTGATTTCGGACAACAAACCATATACCCTGGACAAACCTACTATTCCTATAATAATTCTGTTAGTAATATTGGTGTGGTGTACAACGATGCCGGAGGTGTTAAGTATATGGGTTATAGACAGCTGCATATCTCATACATTCCAGATATATCCCGGCCAACGGCTGGTTGGCGGACGGTAAGAGTAGCCTCATCCGATATTGAGGCTGATAATGGAATTGTGCATGTACTGGATGTCAATGGTGGTGAGCTTGGTTTTGATCGAGGGGAAATCGAGAATGAAATTGCGGAAAGTAAACGATGA
- a CDS encoding DUF5008 domain-containing protein, which yields MRISIIRIVAILALTAMLFPACTKEVQHFDEPYGEGKSPLGIKINTTQVPVPERGLPGIEVTIKATGLLEYKDELIFRFNGEEAIVKNVTDDEITAIVPDYASSGVTSISVGDQVIFGPIFKVDGLLSVDPTFRAVNGSNGAIHYRYETEDGKVFFVGGFTDYDNKAIIRPINRIVRTFKDGTYDASLRAGRGANGHLNRILPFQGKYLIAGFFNGYDQRTENISSLTMLNSNGSIDTMGINTFRRPDQTDTIKYFPRFNGGVNGGIGQLYEHQGKILIAGDFRYYISRQYDKPNKYETRDSVILDSTEIRQIARLNQDATLDKTYRFDASTNTGLPGGNGRINTLLHTEGVHKDKLLVYGEFTTFDNTTAGRITRLTADGSIDPTFNVGGTGADYRINNVTYNPLTNKYLIVGNFKSYNGKAVAWLALLNDDGTLDETFKAGQVEGGGINEAKQLSTGLIVASGNFKTYEGVARNGFMILDSTGKLAPGYNSTGEFNGWLADVIEMETEDRRKALLLIGGFNRFDGEPVNNILRLVINEQ from the coding sequence ATGAGAATCAGTATTATAAGGATAGTTGCAATATTGGCATTGACTGCCATGCTTTTTCCAGCATGCACAAAAGAAGTTCAACACTTTGATGAACCGTATGGTGAAGGCAAAAGTCCGTTGGGTATAAAAATTAATACGACGCAAGTTCCAGTTCCAGAGAGAGGACTGCCAGGAATTGAAGTTACGATTAAGGCTACGGGATTGCTTGAATACAAAGATGAATTGATATTTCGGTTCAATGGAGAAGAGGCTATCGTAAAAAATGTTACAGATGATGAAATTACGGCAATTGTGCCAGACTATGCCAGTTCTGGGGTAACTTCAATATCGGTTGGTGACCAAGTTATATTTGGACCCATTTTTAAGGTAGATGGCTTGCTATCGGTAGATCCAACATTTCGAGCTGTTAATGGTTCAAATGGTGCGATCCATTATAGATATGAAACGGAGGATGGGAAAGTCTTTTTTGTTGGAGGTTTCACTGATTATGATAATAAAGCAATCATTCGTCCTATAAACCGGATTGTGCGAACTTTCAAAGATGGTACCTACGACGCCAGTTTGAGGGCTGGCAGAGGGGCGAATGGCCATCTTAATCGGATTTTACCCTTTCAGGGAAAATACTTGATTGCGGGGTTCTTTAATGGTTATGATCAACGTACTGAGAATATTAGTAGTTTAACTATGCTGAATAGTAACGGAAGTATTGATACAATGGGTATTAATACATTCAGAAGGCCTGACCAGACCGATACCATTAAATATTTCCCAAGATTTAATGGTGGGGTAAATGGAGGTATTGGGCAACTTTATGAACATCAAGGTAAAATCTTGATTGCGGGTGACTTTAGATATTATATAAGCCGCCAATATGATAAGCCTAATAAATATGAGACGAGAGACTCCGTGATTTTAGATAGTACAGAGATTAGACAAATCGCACGCCTGAACCAAGACGCTACTTTAGATAAGACCTATCGGTTTGATGCATCTACCAATACGGGTTTGCCGGGGGGAAATGGTCGGATCAATACTTTACTTCATACTGAGGGTGTTCATAAGGATAAACTACTGGTTTATGGCGAATTCACCACATTTGACAATACCACTGCAGGGCGAATTACCAGGTTGACGGCCGACGGGAGTATCGATCCGACATTTAATGTAGGTGGAACTGGTGCAGATTACCGAATTAATAATGTCACGTATAATCCATTAACCAATAAATATTTAATAGTCGGAAATTTTAAATCCTACAACGGGAAAGCAGTCGCATGGCTTGCGTTACTGAATGACGATGGGACATTAGATGAAACCTTTAAAGCGGGGCAAGTTGAAGGTGGAGGAATTAATGAGGCGAAACAACTAAGTACCGGACTCATAGTCGCGTCAGGTAATTTCAAAACCTATGAGGGGGTCGCCAGAAATGGTTTTATGATTTTGGATAGTACAGGAAAATTGGCTCCCGGATATAATTCTACTGGTGAATTTAATGGATGGCTAGCAGATGTTATCGAAATGGAAACAGAAGACAGGCGTAAAGCTCTTTTGCTAATCGGTGGGTTTAACCGCTTTGATGGTGAACCAGTAAATAATATACTGCGTTTGGTGATTAATGAACAATAG